A single genomic interval of Argopecten irradians isolate NY chromosome 8, Ai_NY, whole genome shotgun sequence harbors:
- the LOC138330184 gene encoding uncharacterized protein, translating into MKKPVIGPTKALPEIMFTTSSLPTRVYIHTGTSMVSPREPKDSGINSPVSDAENGTGTESDQKLTEVDKTPKVQGRNTSKTEKESTAQNDKSKLQGNGTKIGNKRQKNQGDTNGRTGENEQSPDLKESLKLPQLQQSSRSPSLTGTPYMSPRKSNVSPSLSETPNLSPRKSTMSVSPRRPGDKGIDAAQKLYTLVVQKARKSRSPEKSHPFPDVKIKYLDKRENTKDMMKNQEMIPIPFSHTERKVTVVRNAMYGNSLRKSTKKLQDDLRQTMRVYSSEKQELLQHLASLRHEMDELKASETSCSPTSSLSDSASLKGTPRFFHAPNLAANKVGKKGRKRKNSSTSDDSMGGQNQKIKEGILRLPTIKDASPAPQEWESGNSMHTNLPPIQHPKGLVTAKALMDNNFSIPKISDPSREDISVASLRQSNREKKKVHFSEENKITEFEVIRYHENEAKNWRHGGANSPTEYYRKPRISKKGKGEKGGSRVTLAPLKRPNDPKEAQKVAAEYKSLYLSIHDPEERTKTLADILYAVRMRMQENEQNLKFGESPRPAKTNNTLCDFLLSNSSEDPLLKGSEPSKVGSKFHGAPNHTAARIGRRSHAIQLQNYLRKMSKSRRMIEHMEAEQYRLTHIIGHKHLVAASQAAQV; encoded by the exons ATGAAGAAACCTGTGATTGGTCCAACTAAAGCTTTGCCTGAGATCATGTTTACAACGTCTAGTCTCCCGACCCGTGTCTACATTCACACAGGAACCTCCATGGTTTCTCCTAGAGAACCAAAAGACAGTGGTATTAACTCTCCTGTATCAGACGCAGAAAACGGTACTGGTACTGAATCTGATCAAAAACTTACAGAAGTAGACAAAACGCCAAAGGTCCAGGGTAGAAATACCTCAAAGACTGAAAAAGAATCAACTGCACAGAATGACAAATCAAAATTACAGGGGAATGGTACCAAAATTGGgaataaaagacaaaaaaaccAGGGAGATACAAATGGAAGAACAGGGGAAAATGAACAAAGTCCTGACCTAAAAGAGAGCCTGAAATTGCCGCAGCTGCAGCAAAGTTCTCGGTCTCCAAGTCTTACTGGTACTCCCTACATGTCGCCCCGCAAATCAAATGTTTCACCAAGCCTGTCAGAAACACCAAACTTATCGCCCAGAAAATCAACTATGAGTGTTTCCCCAAGGCGACCTGGAGACAAAGGAATTGATGCTGCTCAAAAATTGTATACCCTAGTTGTACAGAAGGCACGAAAATCTAGGTCTCCAGAAAAAAGCCATCCCTTTCCTGATGTCAAGATAAAATACCTAGACAAGAGAGAGAATACAAAGGATATGATGAAAAACCAGGAGATGATACCGATCCCCTTCTCACACACTGAAAGGAA GGTCACAGTGGTGCGAAACGCTATGTATGGCAACTCTCTCCGTAAATCAACCAAGAAGCTACAAGATGATCTGCGTCAGACCATGCGAGTCTACTCTAGTGAGAAGCAGGAACTTCTCCAACACCTTGCTAGTCTACGACACGAAATGGACGAACTGAAAGCCTCCGAGACCAGCTGTTCCCCAACCTCATCCTTAAGTGACTCCGCCTCTCTAAAAGGTACACCCCGCTTCTTTCATGCCCCGAACCTAGCAGCTAACAAAGTAGGAAAGAAAGGACGGAAAAGAAAAAATTCTTCGACAAGTGACGACAGTATGGGTGGTCAAAACCAGAAAATCAAAGAAGGGATTTTACGTCTTCCTACGATCAAGGATGCGTCTCCGGCCCCTCAGGAATGGGAGTCAGGCAATTCTATGCATACTAACCTACCCCCTATACAACATCCTAAGGGACTGGTCACGGCAAAGGCTCTAATGGATAACAATTTCTCAATACCTAAAATATCTGACCCCAGTCGCGAGGACATAAGTGTTGCTAGCCTCAGACAATCAAATCGTGAAAAGAAAAAGGTGCATTTctcagaagaaaacaaaatcacagAATTTGAAGTGATCAGATACCATGAAAATGAGGCAAAAAACTGGCGGCATGGTGGGGCAAACAGCCCCACCGAGTATTATCGCAAACCTCGTATCTCAAAAAAGGGCAAAGGTGAAAAAGGTGGGTCAAGGGTCACTTTAGCACCTTTGAAGCGTCCGAACGACCCTAAGGAAGCACAGAAAGTGGCTGCGGAATACAAATCTCTTTATCTTTCTATTCATGATCCGGAAGAGCGTACAAAAACATTGGCAGACATTTTGTATGCTGTTCGCATGCGTATGCAGGAAAATGAACAGAACTTAAAATTTGGTGAATCACCTCGACCTGCGAAGACAAACAACACTCTTTGTGACTTTCTGCTCAGCAACAGTAGTGAAGATCCCCTACTTAAAGGTTCAGAACCAAGCAAG GTCGGAAGCAAGTTCCATGGAGCCCCAAATCATACTGCTGCACGGATTGGTAGGCGATCTCACGCTATACAGCTTCAGAACTATTTACGCAAAATGTCAAAATCGCGTAGGATGATAGAGCATATGGAGGCTGAGCAGTATCGGCTCACTCACATcatcggccacaaacatctggTGGCAGCCTCTCAAGCAGCTCAAGTCTAG